Proteins encoded within one genomic window of Cucumis sativus cultivar 9930 chromosome 3, Cucumber_9930_V3, whole genome shotgun sequence:
- the LOC101215791 gene encoding uncharacterized protein LOC101215791 — MAAPSPTLSNNSSDTATTTAGAVAANVAVSPNHLANRTGTPPKTLRGLNKPKCRVCGNVARSRCPYESCKSCCARNQNPCYIHVLKANATFPDKTPSSSSPLFDKQSPDPSSSGTSNRVASLRQLSSNFSQFNNVRLPIRSPKPLTRKDAATINEWRFSKLREFRERHIEAENEAFDRYMKNINLLEEVFSTKSMIDDRPLKDRPPVNSGTEANPEEMTPGLKLKLGSTSDNSRKRIRKIVEDGLRKIKIVETIDNVDEVTDHAQADRGEDETNPNDGCKMLEGWHAKRTRALGDLIDKLNKARNEEDLKSCLAMKHQLSDQHKTTSSEAESEETDTSKEQQVIKKDLDSRKELGFSLPKLVNKTNIDQQTLNQIDAHFSSLKQIGNL, encoded by the exons ATGGCGGCTCCGTCGCCAACCCTTAGCAACAACAGCTCTGACACTGCCACCACCACTGCCGGCGCGGTTGCGGCTAACGTCGCTGTTTCCCCCAATCACTTGGCCAACCGTACAGGAACGCCGCCCAAGACTCTCCGCGGCCTTAACAAACCCAAGTGTAGGGTTTGTGGGAATGTTGCTCGTTCCAG GTGTCCTTATGAATCATGCAAGAGCTGTTGTGCGAGAAACCAGAACCCATGCTATATTCACG TGTTAAAAGCAAATGCGACTTTTCCAGACAAGACACCTTCTTCTAGCTCTCCTCTATTTGACAAGCAATCACCAGATCCATCATCATCTGG GACTTCAAATAGAGTAGCTTCACTTCGACAACTTTCTAGCAACTTCTCCCAATTCAACAATGTGCGACTCCCTATCCGTTCACCAAAGCCATTGACCAGAAAG GATGCCGCCACAATCAATGAATGGAGATTTTCCAAGTTAAGGGAATTTCGGGAGAGGCATATTGAAGCAGAAAATGAAGCTTTTGATCGATACATGAAGAATATTAATCTATTGGAAGAGGTCTTTTCTACAAAATCTATGATTGATGATAGGCCTCTTAAGGACAGACCCCCTGTAAACTCTGGTACAGAAGCCAACCCCGAGGAAATGACACCTGGGTTGAAGTTAAAGTTAGGATCGACATCAGACAATTCTAGAAAGAGGATACGCAAAATTGTTGAAGATGgactaagaaaaattaaaatagtcgAGACAATTGATAACGTCGATGAGGTCACTGACCATGCCCAAGCTGATAGGGGTGAGGACGAGACAAATCCTAATGATGGATGCAAAATGCTAGAAGGTTGGCATGCTAAAAGAACTCGAGCTTTAGGTGATCTCATCGACAAGCTAAACAAAGCCCGAAATGAGGAGGATTTAAAATCTTGCTTGGCAATGAAACATCAGCTTTCTGACCAACACAAAACAACATCCAGTGAAGCAGAATCTGAAGAGACTGACACGTCCAAGGAGCAGCAAGTTATAAAGAAAGATTTAGACTCAAGGAAAGAATTGGGTTTTTCATTGCCAAAGTTGGTTAACAAAACTAACATTGATCAACAAACTCTGAACCAAATTGATGCtcacttttcttctctcaagCAGATAGGCAATCTATGA